In Ilumatobacter fluminis, the following proteins share a genomic window:
- a CDS encoding right-handed parallel beta-helix repeat-containing protein produces the protein MFFSPTSLRRARRATCSLIGSIVALTAGFVLDTSSVSAASFVVTNLDVSGEGSLADRIADANTAAGPDVITFAPGLNGTIDMAATPVITDNLTIVGPGVAQLALTHPDDAVVRVAGAADFELSGVTVAGSTSHGIRVDGGGDVTISQVTVSGSGDESGEHGVNIVGAGAVTLTDVTALESASDGIFIQNVGEVRLERLASNDNGSDGVVVDGAAAVTVADVSASSNRDDHLDVDDVDGGLTVTDLDFTETGAGNGVDINEVTGDVTVSGVTTTAQDDEGIEITIVGGDVSISDVTVEDTDDEAIRLGTISGSVDIRRVSATRSQAEGIELDGIVGAVTVAEVDVRESADNGIDIATAGGVVIVESFVAGSGEEGDTLDRDGVGIVLSDFGEGLINRSTVIGSETHAVFAETASSLRIVNSTATQNASTSGRPTFGVFGIESVEIDHSTVTQNGSDTAPLAEFVDTNTIVSDSIVTDNASADNPFLLQDSSIATFHSVLPVDNPDADINGNIAADDPRLSPLGDFGGTTPTMRPLAGSPAIDAGDPAFAAPPEVDQRGVARVAGGRLDAGAVEFDAGVVSIAPATMTIAEGSTAAVEVTRVGVADGPATVDVTTTAGTAGSTDFVAVDTTLSWIDGETGPKTVDISAIADDVVEADETFTVSLSNPSGVNVGTATTTTVTIADGNEAAAIVPVVPARFLDTRDQPTFDGQFSGVGSPGAGNIVRIDVAGRGSIPGDAVGVVANLTAIRPAAPGHATMFGCTDDVPTASHANYVPGDVVANNAIIPLSDDGELCIFALADAHFALDVNGYVPAGSPLGLLDPVRYLDTRSQPTFDGTSSGQGRLGAGAVVEVPIAGRGNIPTDATAAIVNVTLIGADGPGHVTLFPCGTLPEASTLNYVAGDVIPNGALVELSDDGSLCVFTLEAAHLALDVAGFVPAGTTTVDTARPARFLETRPNRPTVDGVSSGGGPIGAGQLVEVQVAGRGGVPADATAAILNVTIVRPDRVAGHVTVYPCAEVPTTSNLNHTRAGIVRANNTITKLSDDGTVCLYTVARADFVIDVNGWLTGG, from the coding sequence ATGTTCTTCTCTCCAACATCCTTGCGACGCGCCCGGCGGGCGACCTGCTCGCTGATCGGCTCCATTGTCGCCCTCACGGCGGGGTTCGTGCTCGACACGTCGAGCGTCAGTGCCGCCTCGTTCGTCGTCACGAATCTCGACGTCAGCGGTGAGGGCAGCCTTGCCGACCGGATCGCAGACGCGAACACGGCAGCCGGGCCGGACGTCATCACCTTCGCCCCGGGGCTGAACGGCACCATCGACATGGCGGCAACCCCGGTGATCACCGACAACCTCACGATCGTCGGGCCGGGCGTGGCGCAGTTGGCACTGACCCATCCCGACGACGCCGTCGTCCGCGTCGCCGGAGCGGCCGACTTCGAGCTGTCCGGCGTGACCGTTGCGGGCTCGACCAGCCACGGCATCAGGGTCGACGGTGGCGGCGACGTCACGATCAGCCAGGTGACGGTCTCGGGGAGCGGCGACGAGTCCGGCGAGCACGGCGTCAACATCGTGGGGGCCGGCGCCGTCACGCTGACCGACGTCACGGCGCTCGAGTCCGCGAGCGACGGGATCTTCATCCAGAACGTCGGCGAGGTTCGCCTCGAGCGTCTCGCGTCGAACGACAACGGCAGCGACGGTGTCGTGGTCGACGGTGCCGCCGCTGTGACGGTCGCCGACGTCAGTGCGTCATCGAACCGCGATGATCATCTCGACGTCGACGACGTGGACGGCGGACTCACCGTGACGGACCTGGACTTCACCGAAACGGGCGCAGGCAACGGTGTCGACATCAACGAGGTCACCGGCGACGTGACCGTGAGCGGTGTCACCACGACCGCCCAGGACGACGAAGGCATCGAGATCACCATCGTGGGCGGCGACGTGTCCATCAGCGACGTCACAGTCGAGGACACCGACGACGAAGCGATCCGCCTCGGGACGATCAGCGGGAGCGTCGACATCCGCCGCGTCAGCGCGACCCGCAGCCAGGCAGAAGGGATCGAGCTCGACGGGATCGTCGGTGCGGTCACCGTCGCCGAGGTGGACGTCCGAGAGAGCGCCGACAACGGCATCGACATCGCCACGGCCGGTGGGGTCGTCATCGTCGAGTCGTTCGTCGCCGGCAGCGGCGAGGAGGGCGACACGCTCGACCGTGACGGCGTCGGCATCGTCCTGTCCGACTTCGGCGAGGGCCTGATCAACCGGTCGACGGTCATCGGCTCGGAGACGCACGCCGTGTTCGCCGAGACCGCAAGCTCGCTCCGGATCGTGAACTCGACGGCAACGCAGAACGCGTCGACCTCGGGCAGGCCGACATTCGGGGTGTTCGGCATCGAGTCGGTGGAGATCGATCACAGCACCGTGACGCAGAACGGTTCCGACACCGCACCGCTGGCCGAGTTCGTCGACACCAACACGATCGTCAGCGACTCGATCGTCACCGACAATGCATCGGCCGACAACCCGTTCCTGCTCCAGGACTCCTCGATCGCGACCTTCCACTCGGTGTTGCCGGTCGACAACCCCGACGCCGACATCAACGGCAACATCGCCGCCGACGACCCACGACTCTCGCCGCTCGGCGACTTCGGTGGGACGACACCGACGATGCGCCCGCTGGCGGGCTCGCCCGCGATCGATGCGGGTGATCCGGCGTTCGCCGCTCCCCCCGAGGTGGACCAGCGCGGCGTCGCCCGGGTCGCAGGCGGCCGCCTCGATGCCGGTGCCGTGGAGTTCGATGCCGGCGTCGTGTCGATCGCCCCTGCGACGATGACGATCGCCGAGGGCAGCACCGCTGCCGTCGAGGTCACCCGCGTCGGCGTCGCCGACGGCCCGGCCACGGTCGACGTGACCACGACGGCCGGTACGGCGGGTTCGACCGACTTCGTCGCCGTCGACACGACCCTCTCGTGGATCGACGGCGAGACCGGCCCCAAGACGGTCGACATCAGCGCCATCGCGGATGACGTCGTCGAGGCCGACGAGACGTTCACGGTCTCCCTGTCGAACCCGTCCGGTGTGAACGTCGGGACTGCGACGACCACGACCGTCACCATCGCCGACGGCAACGAGGCCGCTGCGATCGTGCCGGTCGTTCCGGCACGGTTCCTCGACACGCGAGATCAACCCACCTTCGACGGACAGTTCTCGGGCGTCGGGTCGCCCGGCGCCGGCAACATCGTCCGGATCGACGTGGCCGGTCGCGGCAGCATCCCCGGTGACGCCGTCGGCGTCGTCGCCAACCTGACGGCGATCCGACCCGCCGCCCCCGGTCACGCCACGATGTTCGGCTGCACCGACGATGTCCCGACGGCGTCGCACGCCAACTACGTACCCGGCGACGTCGTCGCCAACAACGCCATCATCCCGCTGAGCGACGACGGCGAGCTGTGCATCTTCGCCCTCGCCGACGCCCACTTCGCGCTCGACGTCAACGGCTACGTGCCCGCCGGGTCGCCCCTCGGCCTGCTCGATCCCGTGCGCTACCTCGACACCCGTTCGCAGCCCACGTTCGACGGCACGTCGTCCGGGCAGGGCCGGCTCGGCGCCGGCGCCGTCGTCGAGGTCCCGATCGCCGGACGCGGCAACATCCCCACCGACGCAACCGCGGCGATCGTCAACGTCACCCTGATCGGGGCCGACGGCCCCGGGCATGTCACGTTGTTCCCGTGCGGCACGCTCCCCGAGGCGTCGACGCTGAACTACGTCGCCGGGGACGTGATCCCGAACGGTGCACTCGTCGAACTGTCCGACGACGGCTCGCTGTGCGTCTTCACACTCGAGGCCGCCCACCTCGCACTCGACGTCGCCGGGTTCGTCCCCGCCGGTACCACCACCGTCGACACTGCTCGGCCGGCGCGTTTCCTCGAGACCCGGCCGAACCGGCCGACGGTCGACGGCGTCTCGAGCGGCGGTGGACCGATCGGGGCAGGCCAGCTCGTCGAGGTGCAGGTCGCAGGCCGCGGTGGCGTCCCCGCCGACGCAACCGCTGCGATCCTCAACGTCACCATCGTCCGGCCAGACCGAGTCGCCGGGCATGTCACGGTCTACCCCTGCGCCGAGGTGCCCACGACCAGCAACCTGAACCACACCCGAGCCGGCATCGTCCGAGCCAACAACACCATCACCAAGCTGTCCGACGACGGAACCGTCTGCCTGTACACGGTCGCACGAGCCGACTTCGTCATCGATGTGAACGGATGGCTGACCGGGGGTTGA
- a CDS encoding alpha/beta fold hydrolase — protein sequence MGGEVYRFDDCELHTSSFQLLRDGQPVHVEPRALDVLRHLIEHRDRVVSKEEILDQCWGDTYVSEAALTTALRTARIAVGDSGAEQRVIRTIQRRGYRFVAAVEARVDGGVRQTTVERVDAAGASQSIRYCTAADGARIAYATVGDGPPLLKAANWMTHVDLEWSSPVWSHWLHGLARDRRLIRYDERGCGMSDWDVPSFTFDDWVDDLETVVDAVGLDRFPLLGVSQGGAVAIAYAVRHPERVSRLILAGSYARGRQVRASNDHERAEAALDLDLARVGWARQDPSFLRVFATQFLPDGTSDDWADFTDFQRRTTSPENAVRFLEAFARIDVSDIAGSVSCPTLVLHARDDVRVPASQAKELAALIPDSRLALLDSSNHLLSADEPAWPEFLRFIDDFLAEGE from the coding sequence ATGGGCGGTGAGGTCTATCGGTTCGACGACTGTGAGCTCCACACCTCGTCGTTCCAACTCCTTCGGGACGGTCAGCCCGTACACGTCGAACCACGCGCGCTCGACGTGCTCCGGCACCTCATCGAGCACCGCGATCGGGTCGTGTCGAAGGAGGAGATCCTCGACCAGTGCTGGGGTGACACCTACGTCAGCGAGGCGGCGCTCACGACGGCGTTGCGGACGGCACGGATCGCCGTGGGTGATTCCGGCGCCGAGCAGCGCGTCATCCGGACGATCCAGCGTCGTGGGTACCGGTTCGTCGCGGCGGTCGAGGCACGGGTCGACGGGGGAGTCCGTCAGACGACCGTCGAACGGGTCGACGCCGCAGGTGCGAGCCAGTCGATCCGCTACTGCACCGCTGCCGACGGTGCCCGGATCGCGTATGCGACCGTGGGCGACGGACCGCCGCTCCTGAAGGCGGCGAACTGGATGACGCACGTCGACCTGGAGTGGTCGTCGCCGGTGTGGTCGCACTGGCTGCACGGCCTGGCCCGCGACCGACGTCTGATCCGCTACGACGAACGGGGCTGCGGGATGTCCGACTGGGACGTTCCGAGCTTCACGTTCGACGACTGGGTCGACGATCTCGAAACCGTCGTCGACGCAGTCGGCCTCGACCGGTTTCCACTGCTGGGTGTTTCCCAGGGTGGCGCCGTTGCGATCGCCTACGCCGTCCGGCATCCCGAGCGGGTGAGCCGCTTGATCTTGGCCGGTTCCTACGCCCGTGGACGTCAGGTGCGTGCCTCGAACGACCACGAGCGCGCCGAGGCTGCCCTCGATCTCGACCTCGCCCGGGTCGGCTGGGCTCGACAGGATCCGAGCTTTCTCCGCGTGTTCGCGACCCAGTTCCTGCCGGACGGCACGTCGGACGACTGGGCCGACTTCACCGACTTCCAGCGTCGGACCACGTCGCCGGAGAACGCGGTTCGCTTCCTCGAGGCATTCGCCCGGATCGATGTCTCCGACATCGCCGGATCCGTGTCGTGCCCGACCCTGGTGCTCCACGCTCGGGACGACGTCCGCGTGCCGGCGTCGCAGGCCAAGGAGCTCGCGGCCCTCATCCCGGACAGTCGGTTGGCGCTGCTCGACAGCAGCAACCACCTGCTCAGTGCCGACGAGCCGGCCTGGCCGGAGTTCCTGCGCTTCATCGACGACTTCCTCGCCGAGGGGGAGTGA